In the genome of Limnochordia bacterium, one region contains:
- a CDS encoding P-II family nitrogen regulator codes for MHYDVIMAILRRGTADAVMEAAKKAGAQGGTILLARGTGAQEAKTFFGITVETSREILMILSRDSQTDQILQAIIREGQLDKPGAGIAFVLDAKKIVGLEHRQGIVDCEEQK; via the coding sequence GTGCACTACGATGTTATAATGGCGATCCTCAGAAGAGGAACCGCCGATGCCGTAATGGAGGCTGCTAAAAAGGCCGGAGCCCAAGGCGGAACTATCTTACTAGCCAGGGGTACAGGTGCCCAAGAAGCAAAGACCTTCTTCGGCATAACCGTGGAGACTAGTAGGGAAATCCTCATGATCCTTTCCCGAGACTCACAAACAGATCAGATTCTCCAAGCCATCATCCGGGAAGGGCAACTAGATAAGCCCGGCGCAGGTATCGCCTTTGTCCTGGATGCCAAGAAAATCGTCGGATTGGAACACCGACAGGGAATCGTGGACTGCGAAGAACAAAAATAG